Proteins found in one Miscanthus floridulus cultivar M001 chromosome 4, ASM1932011v1, whole genome shotgun sequence genomic segment:
- the LOC136552876 gene encoding 1-aminocyclopropane-1-carboxylate oxidase 1-like produces MAPALSFPTIDMGLLGGEERPAAMELLRDACENWGFFEILNHGISTELMDEVEKLTKDHYKRVREQRFVEFASKTLKDAQDVKAAENLDWESTFFVRHLPESNLAEIPDLDDDYRRAMRRFAGELEALAERLLNLLCENLGLDRGYLARAFRGPSTGAPTFGTKVSSYPPCPRPDLVSGLRAHTDAGGIILLFQDDRVGGLQLLKDGEWVDVPPLRHAIVVNLGDQLEVITNGRYKSVMHRVVAQPNGNRMSIASFYNPGSDAVIFPAPALVKADEAPAGAYPRFVFEDYMKLYVRHKFEAKEPRFEAFKSMETDSSDRIAIA; encoded by the exons ATGGCGCCTGCATTGTCATTCCCAACCATCGACATGGGGCTGCTCGGCGGGGAGGAGAGGCCGGCGGCGATGGAGCTTCTGCGCGATGCGTGCGAGAACTGGGGCTTCTTCGAG ATTCTGAACCACGGCATCTCGACGGAGCTGATGGACGAGGTCGAGAAGCTGACCAAGGACCACTACAAGCGGGTGCGCGAGCAGAGGTTCGTCGAGTTCGCCAGCAAGACGCTCAAGGACGCGCAGGACGTCAAGGCGGCGGAGAACCTGGACTGGGAGAGCACCTTCTTCGTCCGCCACCTCCCGGAATCCAACCTCGCCGAGATACCGGACCTCGACGACGACTACCGGCGCGCGATGAGGCGGTTCGCCGGCGAGCTGGAGGCGCTGGCGGAGCGGCTGCTGAACCTGCTGTGCGAGAACCTCGGCCTGGACAGGGGCTACCTCGCGCGGGCGTTCCGCGGGCCCAGCACGGGCGCCCCGACGTTCGGCACCAAGGTGAGCAGCTACCCGCCGTGCCCGCGCCCGGACCTCGTGAGCGGCCTGCGCGCGCACACCGACGCCGGCGGCATCATCCTGCTGTTCCAGGACGACCGCGTGGGCGGGCTCCAGCTGCTCAAGGACGGCGAGTGGGTGGACGTGCCGCCCCTGCGCCACGCCATCGTCGTCAACCTGGGCGACCAGCTGGAGGTGATCACCAACGGCAGGTACAAGAGCGTGATGCACCGGGTGGTGGCGCAGCCCAACGGCAACAGGATGTCCATCGCGTCCTTCTACAACCCGGGCAGCGACGCGGTCATCTTCCCCGCGCCGGCGCTGGTGAAGGCCGACGAGGCGCCCGCGGGGGCGTACCCCAGGTTCGTGTTCGAGGACTACATGAAGCTGTACGTGCGGCACAAGTTCGAGGCCAAGGAGCCACGGTTTGAGGCCTTCAAGTCCATGGAGACGGACAGCTCCGACCGCATAGCCATCGCGTAA
- the LOC136550551 gene encoding momilactone A synthase-like, which yields MFRGLQRVLRPASSGFVVNGGFFSSLAADSQRLAGKVAVITGGASGIGKATAAEFVRNGARVIIADVQDDLGRAVAAELGPDAARYARCDVTDETQVASAVDLAVQLHGRLDVMFNNAGIGGDMAAFSLGAIDLADFDRVMAVNARGVLAGVKHAARVMVPRRAGSIICTASTSSVLGSLAAPAYSASKAAVLGLVRAVAAEVARSGIRVNAISPHAIPTPLVMATMAQWFPDRSVEEHRRILERDMHEMVGPVLEAEDIARAALYLASDEAKYVNGHNLVVDGGYTVVKAPNMPAPAAR from the exons ATGTTTAGAGGCCTGCAACGCGTTCTCAGACCAGCCTCGTCGGGCTTCGTCGTCAATGGCGGCTTCTTCTCCTCCTTGGCCGCCGACTCTCAGAG GTTAGCTGGAAAGGTAGCGGTGATCACCGGTGGCGCGAGCGGCATCGGGAAGGCGACGGCCGCCGAGTTCGTCAGGAACGGGGCCAGGGTCATCATCGCCGACGTCCAGGATGACCTCGGCCGCGCCGTCGCGGCGGAGCTGGGCCCCGACGCCGCGCGCTACGCCCGCTGTGACGTCACCGACGAGACGCAGGTCGCCTCGGCCGTCGACCTCGCCGTCCAGCTCCACGGCCGCCTCGACGTGATGTTCAACAACGCGGGCATCGGCGGCGACATGGCGGCGTTCTCGCTGGGTGCCATCGACCTGGCAGACTTCGACCGCGTCATGGCCGTCAACGCGCGGGGCGTGCTGGCCGGCGTGAAGCACGCTGCGCGCGTCATGGTCCCGCGCCGCGCCGGCAGCATCATctgcaccgccagcacctcctccGTGCTGGGCAGCCTGGCAGCGCCAGCGTACAGCGCATCCAAGGCAGCGGTCCTCGGCCTCGTCCGCGCCGTGGCCGCGGAGGTGGCGCGCTCCGGGATACGCGTCAACGCCATCTCCCCGCACGCCATCCCGACGCCGCTGGTGATGGCTACCATGGCGCAGTGGTTCCCTGATAGGAGCGTCGAGGAGCATCGGCGGATCCTCGAAAGGGACATGCACGAGATGGTCGGGCCCGTGCTGGAGGCGGAGGACATTGCCAGGGCAGCGCTCTACCTGGCGTCCGACGAGGCCAAGTACGTGAACGGACACAATCTGGTCGTCGACGGCGGGTACACGGTGGTCAAAGCGCCCAACATGCCAGCGCCTGCAGCACGTTGA